DNA sequence from the Rhizoctonia solani chromosome 14, complete sequence genome:
CGAGGTGCGGTGTTGAGCGTACTGGGGTTCGATGCCAGAAGGGCGGTAAGCGTAGGCGTGTACGACGATACAACATAGTTGAACACCTTGCATCCATGCTGACTATAGTCGCCAGCTGCATGCAGTGGCAAAAAGGACAGGGTGCCTGTCGGACACCAGGTAATATGTGGCAAGTCTAAGTCGTTCTCCGGGACGTTCTTCTGCACGGGAACTATTAGTAGTTAGATAGGAGAGCGAAAGAGGCGGGCATACCGTATATCCAAGAAAGTCCAACACCGGCTTGACAATATCGCTCCACAGATCAAGTAGCATACTGGCAAAGCCATCTTTGTATCCTGGTAGTGGTACGAGTTTCACTCCACGTTCGCGAAACCCCTTGTTGCGAAGAGACCCTTCGAGCTTTTCACGAGCTTCTTCAGCCTTTCGTAACGTGAAATTGGGGAGATGGAGGTGACTGATGGTCGATTGTCCGGGAACGACAAGAAGCGCGTCACAGCGCCCTTGGTCACAGCGGTGATGGCTGCAGCCGATCACAACCACAGGTCCATGTCGTGCAGCATTAATGAGCCGGTCCGATTTCAGAGGCAGAAGAAAGTCATTGAACCCGTCGAGTGTGCGTATCTGAGCTAATAAATGGTTGTAGCCTATAGCTAGGTTGTGTCGATCAACCAACGAATTGATCTTGGGTGTGAATGTACGGGACACGGATAGCTCAGTACCGGTCTGATGCAAGGTATTTGCTATCGATTGAAGCTGAGTAGCTATATCCGGATGACATTTGTAAAGCCGGTCAAGAGGCGAGCGGAGCATAAGACTCTGGCTCCAGACCACACATCTTGCGTGTTCCAGCCACTCAAGAGCCACGTCGAAGGCGGACGAGAGAATAGCGGTTGAACTGGCCTTGGCGGCTATATTCCCAGCTTTCTGTAGGTCTTGATACTGTTGATTTGTGGATGAGCCGAGCCAAATGAACTGGGGCATAAGGTTGATTGCAGTCTTGTATGCTTCCATACAATCACGAAGACAAACACTACGCCATGCCCATTCGAGCGCATACATGAACGTTTCGCGTGGGGGTCCAGCTGTTGACTGGGACGCTGTACGAAGAAGATGCATAGCTCGGTGGAAGGTGCATGAATGTTTCGTATGCTCATAACGAGTAAAATATGAGAGCGATAACTGGAATTGAAGCTCAGACATGCATGCGTGATCGTCCGGGGTCAACGCGACTGCACGATATTTGTAATCAATTGACTTTTCGAGGTCGTTCATGTCACCTGTGCGCTTGAATCGAGCACTGTAGTCCAATCCTAGATTCATAAACAGGCGCGGTAAGCCTGGGTCATCGTCGGGGGTCAATTCGATTGCACGAGACTTGTACTCGGTGGACTTTGCGAGATCGTTCATATCGCCCGTACGATTAAATTGAGTACCGTAGTCTACTCCTAGGTTATTAAGCCATCGCGGTAGGTCTGAGTGATCCTCGGGAGTCAGTGCGACGGCACGAGATTTGTACTCCATTGATTTTTCAAAGTCGTTCGCGTCACCTGTGAGCTGGAATCGATCACCGTAGTTTATCCCCAGACCAGCAAGATATCTTGGTAGATCTGGGTGATTTTCGGGCGTCAATGCGATTGCACGAGACTGGTACTCTATTGACTTTGTAAGGTCGTTCGTAT
Encoded proteins:
- a CDS encoding CHAT domain protein, which translates into the protein MENGTTNSPSQQRLLYLQESSKDRAEQVSDQGGEAKDTRRATEMGASVRLNVNVSELVELAVSHRSEFHRRGKLEDVEKAIEYDNRALSLVPSYCRTLSCRLIHLGADYGARFSRTGDINDNAKSIEYYSRAATLTPDDHPHLPHLLNSLGMSYARRFKHRGDTNDLTKSIEYQSRAIALTPENHPDLPRYLAGLGINYGDRFQLTGDANDFEKSMEYKSRAVALTPEDHSDLPRWLNNLGVDYGTQFNRTGDMNDLAKSTEYKSRAIELTPDDDPGLPRLFMNLGLDYSARFKRTGDMNDLEKSIDYKYRAVALTPDDHACMSELQFQLSLSYFTRYEHTKHSCTFHRAMHLLRTASQSTAGPPRETFMYALEWAWRSVCLRDCMEAYKTAINLMPQFIWLGSSTNQQYQDLQKAGNIAAKASSTAILSSAFDVALEWLEHARCVVWSQSLMLRSPLDRLYKCHPDIATQLQSIANTLHQTGTELSVSRTFTPKINSLVDRHNLAIGYNHLLAQIRTLDGFNDFLLPLKSDRLINAARHGPVVVIGCSHHRCDQGRCDALLVVPGQSTISHLHLPNFTLRKAEEAREKLEGSLRNKGFRERGVKLVPLPGYKDGFASMLLDLWSDIVKPVLDFLGYTKNVPENDLDLPHITWCPTGTLSFLPLHAAGDYSQHGCKVFNYVVSSYTPTLTALLASNPSTLNTAPRVLAVGQPNTPKHTSLPGTITELKLVKDHTQNNGKYSELINEQATTATVLDAMEEHDWVHFACYAHQNVVNATKSGFFLHDGTLDLAAINRRSFRNKGLAFLSACQTATGDDKLPDEAIHLASGMLMAGYPSVIATRWSVKDEDAPFVADRVYAELMKEGKLGNGEAGRALHNAVAALREKVGEKAFGRWACFIHIGS